In Bradyrhizobium paxllaeri, the genomic stretch ACAGCCAGTGCAAACACTCCCAGAAAAACAAACATCCGTCGCCGCTTCGCACGTAATTCGGCTGCCGTCGAGATGTAGGGAATTGAGACAATCAATTTGCCATCGACCACTGACAGAAGGTCGTTGCTTCTGCGGATTCCCTTGTCCAAGATTTCGACGAGGAATGTCAGCCCTGCCCCGCCGCCAAACGCGACCGCGAACGCCAGCGCAAGGACTTTCAGCCGATTGGGCTTGACCGGATCTTGCGGAGCCGTCGGCTGCTCGATGATTTCGAGCTTTTCGGACTGCTGGTCCTTTTCAAGATTCTCGCCGAGCCGCGCGGCGGCCAGTTTTGCCGAGGCGGCATCGAGGTTTTTCTGCAGGCTTTCCTGCTGGGCGACCATGACCTCGAGACTGGCCGCCGTTGCAGCGTCGTTCGAAGGTGCCGGCGCCGAAGCCACCTTTTCCAGGGCCTCGATCTGTTTCTTCAGAGACACAATCGCAGGGTGCCGCTCTGAATAGAGGGCGCCCTTCTGGATCAAATCAGCCTTCAGCTGCGTAAGCGTGGTCGGCTGCTCGGAGCCGGCTGATGAAGCGGGCTTGCCCTGCGTGAGGCGCAACTGGGCGATCTTGGCGTCAAGCGCCGAGTTCTCGGCCTGAAGTCTCTGCACCTCTCGCGCCAGGAACTTCGTCGTATCAGTAGCGCGGCTGGTTCGATCGCGAAGATCCTCGTTCAGGATCCGCGTCATCAACTCGTTGGCGACCTGGGCTGCCACCGCAGCATTGCCGTATTCGAAGCCGACCGAGAAAACGATGGTGGGATTCTCCATCGAGGCGCGTGTCCGCTGCTTGAAGTCCAGTTGAAGGTCGACCGGCGCGATTTTCGTGTGTTTCTTGACTTCAGCGACGAGTTCGGTCGGCGACATCAGCGTGCGCTTTTCCGGGAACAGTTTGAATTTGTCGGCGATCGCGATGAGATTATCTCGCGTCATCGTCCGCTGCTGAATAGCCTGGATTCGCTCCTGCGCAGCGCTGGTGACCGTAGGCCGGACCAGTTCGGATGGAATCTGCTGCGACTGAACGAGGATCCGTCCTTCGGAGAGATAGGTGGGTGGCCACAGCAAAGCCGCCGCGGCGCCCACAGCCAGGATCGTGACGAATGGCAGTACGAAATAAGCCCAGCGGCGCTTGAACACTTCCCAGTAGAAGGCAGGCTGCAACAGATAACTGCGGTCCTCTTGCAGCGGCTGGAAATCGTCCTCAAATTCAACTTTCTGCAGCATGTCTCGTCCGAGCGTCTGTTTGCGAGCCTGCAAGGTTAACAGTGCCGCGGAATGATCAGCGGATCGCTCCGACGCGAGACCTTAGCATCGATCTTGCAGGGATTTAATGAATAGTTGTTCAGCAAAGGTACTTTTAAAATTCAATCTTAATGGTTCCACGGCTGCGGCGTCGGCGAGTTTACGTAGATCGGAGAAATGGGTCGAGAGTAGCAGGGGGAATCCTGCAAATTGCGCTATAAGAGGTCTGTGGCCGGGCTAAGGAAGTTCAATGTACGAGGCATTTTATCAGCTGCGGGAGAAACCTTTTTCAATTCTTCCCGACCCCGACCTGATTTACTGGGGCAAGATGCATTCCATGGCGTTCACGATGCTGGAGTTCGGCGTCATGAACAACGCCGGCTTCACTGTCATTACCGGTGAAATCGGTTCCGGCAAGACTACCTTGGTCAGGCATCTGCTCAAGAAAGTCAGCCCGGCGATCACCATCGGCCTGATCTCCAACTCCCCTCAGGGCCGGCAGGAATTGCTGCAATGGATCCTGATGTCGTTAGGGCAATCCTTCGAAGGGGATTATCCAAATCTTTTCAAAAAGTTACAAGATTTTCTGTATGGCCAGTTCGCCAACGGAAGACGGACCATATTGATCATTGACGAGGCACAAAATCTCGAGCCGGAAGCGCTCGAACATTTGCGCATGATTTCCAATATCAACGCGGACAAGTTCCAGATTTTGCAGCTGATTCTGGTCGGCCAGCCCCAGCTCCGCGACCTGCTGCTGGCGCCGAAGCTGCATCAGTTCGCACAGCGGATTTCCTCGGATTTCCATCTGCGCCCGCTCGATGACCGGGAGGTCGCTAACTATATCGCATTTCGGCTCCAGGCGGTGGGCGCCCGCCGTCCGTTGTTCACCCAGGAGGCTTGTTCACTGATAGCCTCCGCGAGCGGCGGCATACCCCGGATGATCAACGTTTTGTGCGACACGGCGCTGGTGTATGGCTTCGCCAATGACCAGCGGGTTATTTCGGATCACATTGTGCGGGACGTTATTGCAGACAAGCAACAGTATAGCATTTTTCCGGTAAAAAAGTTCTCGCGGGTTCCCTAAGTCCTTGTATCCCATTAATTTCCGCCGTGGCTAAATAATGGCCGCGTGCTTGGAAACAATCCCTTCACGACGGCCTAAATGTCTTTGTCTACGGGCTTTTTGCCGATGGTTAGGGGGAATGAAATGCGAATCCTGCTGGCACTGCTTTTTGTTGCCTTTCTGACCCCGGGGGCAAACGCGCAGACCCTGAAATCAGGCGACAGCCTGAGCATTACGGTCTTGCAGGACCCGAAGCTCGACCGGACGGTCGTTGTCGACCCCTCCGGTGAAATCGCATTTCCCCTCGCCGGCCATATCCGGGCACGCGGGCTGACGCCATTGGCGCTCGAAAACATTCTCAAGAACAAGCTGAAGAACAACTACAAGGACGACAATCTCGACGTCACGGTCGCCGTCATAGCCGCGCCCAAGGAGATCCCCGAGGACGACCTCAAGCCGAAAGTTTTCATCACCGGCGAGATCATCAAGCCGGGCTCTTATGTCGTCAGGCAGAAGACCACCCTGATGCAGGCGATTGCCCTTGCCGGCGGCATCGGCCCCTTTGCAGCGAAGAATCGCATCCAGGTAAGGCGCAAGGGCCCCGGCGGAGACGAAACAATTTTCATGTTTAACTATAGAGCTTACGAAGCTGGTGACGATCTGGAAGGCAATATCACCTTGCGGGCCGGCGACGTCATCATGGTTCCGGAACGACGCTTGTTTGAGTGACCTGACGTTCGGCGGGGGCGAGAAGCAACGTGAAGAGAACTGCCATAGCAGTCTCGGTATGCTTTGGCATGGCGCCGTCCGTGGCATTTGCGTTCGACTGGTCCATCAAGGCCAGCGAGACCGAAACGGTCGAACTGAATAGCAATCAGTTTTTGCGTAACTCGCCGGCGGGATCGTTGGGCTCCTACACGACGCTCAATACCGACGCGGAGGCGCGCACGCCCACATCCAAGTTCAATTTCAGGGGCGACGGCACTTACAAGAAGTATTGGGGCCCAGGCGCGGCCGGCACCGCATCGGAATTCTTGAACTATGGATTCAGCGCACGCTACGAGCAGAGGGAGAAGACCAGATTCGATCGGGAGTACGTCGAGGCAAGCTGGAGACAGCAGAGTACTGCTCTCGCGCTGTTAAATGATCTCGGCGTTTCCGTGCCGACTTCAGGTTTCATCGATCGGCTCACGGCGACCGGCGGCGTCGATCGTTCGATTACCGCAATTGACACGGTGTCGTTGCTCGCGACGTCCAGCCGCACGAGCTACGAGCCGTCGAGCGGCGGCACGCCCTTTACAGACACGCTTGTGCGCGGCAATTGGCGACGCGCGCTAAGTTCGGTCACGGCGATCAACGTGTCCTCCGAATACGAACTGCTCGAGTACGGCAACTCATTCAATACCCAGGTTCAGATTTTTCGTGACCAGGTGGGATTCGACGCCACGTTATCGGCAGTGCTTTCCTTTCGCGCCAATGCCGGCGTGGCTTATCTGGTAACCGATCGAGGCGTTTCGACTTCTTCATTCGGAGGCGTGACGTCCGCCACGCCCGTATCGAGCTCCCTGGTCGATTGGATCGGTGACGCCGTCCTCACCTATCGAATGCTGAAGAGTACGACCCTGTCCGTCACCGCCAGCCAGTCGGTTGGACCGAGCGTTGTCGGCTCGCTGTTCAAGCGGGATTCGGTCATTGCATCGCTGAGTCACAGCATCAATGCGCGATCCACCCTGTCGTTTTCAGCGAGCGGCAACCGGCAGATATCGACCACTACGACAGATTACGCTTCGGCGTCGGCGACTTACAGCTACAATCTGACCCGGGAATGGCTGGCGTCGGCCACCTACCGGTACCTGCACCGGTTCGCAAGCTCCGGTACGGCTATTTTCGATCCGATTACCGGCACGCCAACGGTTTCCGGCACGGGCCCTGCGGACTCCCACAGCCTGATGTTCGTCGTGACGCACAACTGGACTGTGCTGCCGTCCGGCAATTAGCGCGTGACGACCTTTACGCGCATCGTCATCCCGTTCCATCTTTTTTGGTTGAGTACCATCTCCGGGCAAACGTGGTGCGGTTGCCCGGAAGGAAACCGCTGTCAACGTTTCCGGATCATACTCCGGCGCGTTCACTTCATCGCAGAACGGATGCTGTCCTTGAGCGGCGTCCCGTCCGGCTCCAGGGAAAACGCGGTCTTGAACTTCTCGGCCGCCTTTTCATTTTGTCCGGCGGCCGCGTAGCTCATCCCAAGGTGATAATGGATCGCCGCAAGATTCGGCATTGCCACCGCAGCCGCCTCAAGCGTGGCGATCGCTCCCTTGAAATCGCCGCGCTTGTACTGGGCCCATCCCCACGTATCCTGGAACTGCGGCGCGTTGGCGTTCTTGAGCTTTTCCGACAGCTCAAACGCACGTTCGAGACTTGGCTTGTCACTCCGATTGTCCAGCAGCAGGCTGGCGAGGTTATTGATCGCCACTGTTGAATTCGGCTGGTCCTGCAGAAGCGCTTCGTACTGAGATATTGCCGCGTCGTTATTTCCACGCTGAATCTGCAATCCCGCCAGGGAAAGACGGAAAGCTACATTGCCGGGCAACTCCGCGAGTCCGGCCTTGAGCACATTGTCAGCCGCATCATAGTCCTTGCTTTGAACATAGAGATCAGTCAGCGCAGTGTATCCTGCCGGCTCTTTCGGCTGCTGCTCGACTGCCTTCTTGAAGCTTTGCAGCGCCTCATCGTTTTTCTTTTCGACCAGTTTGGCCTGTCCGAGAAACACGAGAAGCTGGGCATTGGCCGGGAACTTGTTACTCATCGCCTGCAGCAGCGCTGAGGCCTTGTCTGGCTTGCCCTGTTTCACATAAGCTGAGGCAAGCGCAAGCGCCGGCTGAGGCGCGTCCGGCGCGGCCTTGTGCGCGGCCTCCAGCGCCGCGATGCTTTCCTCGATCTTGTTCTGGCCCGCGAGCGCCGCCGCGCGGATCTGCTCGGCCACCACGCGGCCTTCATCGACGCGTCCGATCGCATCCGCGATCGCCAAGGCTCCCGCCCAATTCTGCCGGCTCAATCTGACCTGCCCGAGCGATGACCAGATCTGGAGGTCGCCGGAATTGCGATTGGCGGCTTCCGTCAAAATTTCTTCGGCGCGAGCCGCGTCACCCTTGCGCTGCAGAAACCCGACGTAGCGGAGGACGACATCGGGATTGGAGTTGGATGATTTCAGCGCGTCGGCATACTGACGATCGGCCAACTCGCCTTTCCCGCTGCGCTCATAGGCCACTGCCAGCAACGACAGCAGATCAACCGACTTCGGTTGATCGTTGAGCGCCTCGCGCAAATCGGAAATGGCGCTGTCGAACTGGCCCTTATCGATGCTCATGGCCGCCCGCAACCGCAGCGCTCCGGTGTTTCGGCGATCCTTCGAGAGAATGTCTACAATCAAGGGCTCCGCTGCCGTCTTGTTACCCTTGGCGACATGGATCTCCGCAAGCTTGACTTGGGCGGCGAGTTTCTTGTCGGAAGCGGCTGCCGTGTTGGCCAGCTTCTGCAAAGCCTGCACGGCGTCGTCCGTCCGATTTTGCGCAACATTCAGGTCGGCCAAAGCGATCTGGTAATCAAAGTCATTGCCCCCCGCCTTGATCCGCGCTTCCAACTCGGCTCTGCCGGTATCCGCGCCTTTCGTAGCGATCAAGAAGCGAACAAGGTCGAGCCCAAGCTTGCTATCGGTCGGATTGGCCCCGGCCCTCGCCCGGAACTCCTTCTCCGCCTCGACAAATTTTCGCTGCGCAATGAGAAATTGCAGAAGCTGAGCCTGGTAAGTCGCCTCTTGAGGATTCTGTGCGATCAGCTTGCGCAGCAGTTCTTCGGCCTTCGCCAAATCCTTCTTGCGTGCATACGCATCGATCTTCTGTAGCGTAAGGCGCGTTTCGTCCTTGCCGGCGGGGACTGAATCCAGAAGCTTCAGTGCGCCATCCAGATCGCCATCTGCGATTTTTTTCGACGCAAGCAACAAGATCGCATCGACGTTTGCCGGGTCGATCTCATACGCACGTTGAGCTTCGCGAATTGCGCCCGGATTGTCGTTCGTACGAAGGAGAATAATCGCCCGCAGGGCGTGGAGTTCCGCGTTTGGTTTGTCGCCTTCGTTGGCGGCATCTACAACCCGAAGCGCGGCTTCAGCAGCACCGCCCCCCACCATAATTCTCGCGAGCTTCAACCGCGCGTTCAGATCGTTCGGATCGAGTTCGACGACACGGCGCAGGTCCAAGAAGAGCGAGGTCGCCTTTGTCCGTTCGTCGATGCCCGCGAGCGCTCTCCAGACTTCGACCTTGTCGCTCTTGTACTTGACCGCCTTCAGGAGTTCCTTCCGGGCCTCGAGGTCGTCCTTCTTTTCGATAAGAGCCATTCCGCTCTCATAGTAGCTTTGCGCACGTTCTTCGGGCGATCCGCAACCTGCTACGAACGTTACGAGCAGGAGCGCAAGTCCGCGGAGAGCGAGAGAAGTCTGACCGGCTAGCTGCTTCATGTTTGGGCCTGAATTAATACCGCACGGCTGAACGCGGCCGAATAATCGTCAGTTGCTCCGCTATCACACTTCCTGTGACAGGAGGAATTCAAATCTGTTCAGGCGGAATATCCGTCGTAGGCCGACGGATACGCCGATGAACAGCAGTTTCTGCCCCCGGCTTGCCAAATGTTTTCGGACCATCAGGAACACCCCAAAGAACCTCGCATCAATATACTGCGTATTCGATACGTCGACGATCATTCGTTTACCGCTATCGAGTGCGTCTTGGAGTTGCTCGATCGCAGCGTCTGCATGCGCGGCCACCGCGGCTCCCGAGAGAACTATGGTTACGGAACCATGATCTTCGCTCCGTGCAATCGACAATCTATTGAAGCTTCGCGTCCGCCGCTCAGCCAGCATGAGGGGCAGCACGGAGGTAACCAGCATCGCGAA encodes the following:
- a CDS encoding sugar transporter; this encodes MLQKVEFEDDFQPLQEDRSYLLQPAFYWEVFKRRWAYFVLPFVTILAVGAAAALLWPPTYLSEGRILVQSQQIPSELVRPTVTSAAQERIQAIQQRTMTRDNLIAIADKFKLFPEKRTLMSPTELVAEVKKHTKIAPVDLQLDFKQRTRASMENPTIVFSVGFEYGNAAVAAQVANELMTRILNEDLRDRTSRATDTTKFLAREVQRLQAENSALDAKIAQLRLTQGKPASSAGSEQPTTLTQLKADLIQKGALYSERHPAIVSLKKQIEALEKVASAPAPSNDAATAASLEVMVAQQESLQKNLDAASAKLAAARLGENLEKDQQSEKLEIIEQPTAPQDPVKPNRLKVLALAFAVAFGGGAGLTFLVEILDKGIRRSNDLLSVVDGKLIVSIPYISTAAELRAKRRRMFVFLGVFALAVIGLLVAAYLFLPPLDLMIAKARVGLFR
- a CDS encoding ExeA family protein; its protein translation is MYEAFYQLREKPFSILPDPDLIYWGKMHSMAFTMLEFGVMNNAGFTVITGEIGSGKTTLVRHLLKKVSPAITIGLISNSPQGRQELLQWILMSLGQSFEGDYPNLFKKLQDFLYGQFANGRRTILIIDEAQNLEPEALEHLRMISNINADKFQILQLILVGQPQLRDLLLAPKLHQFAQRISSDFHLRPLDDREVANYIAFRLQAVGARRPLFTQEACSLIASASGGIPRMINVLCDTALVYGFANDQRVISDHIVRDVIADKQQYSIFPVKKFSRVP
- a CDS encoding polysaccharide biosynthesis/export family protein, which codes for MRILLALLFVAFLTPGANAQTLKSGDSLSITVLQDPKLDRTVVVDPSGEIAFPLAGHIRARGLTPLALENILKNKLKNNYKDDNLDVTVAVIAAPKEIPEDDLKPKVFITGEIIKPGSYVVRQKTTLMQAIALAGGIGPFAAKNRIQVRRKGPGGDETIFMFNYRAYEAGDDLEGNITLRAGDVIMVPERRLFE
- a CDS encoding tetratricopeptide repeat protein; this translates as MALIEKKDDLEARKELLKAVKYKSDKVEVWRALAGIDERTKATSLFLDLRRVVELDPNDLNARLKLARIMVGGGAAEAALRVVDAANEGDKPNAELHALRAIILLRTNDNPGAIREAQRAYEIDPANVDAILLLASKKIADGDLDGALKLLDSVPAGKDETRLTLQKIDAYARKKDLAKAEELLRKLIAQNPQEATYQAQLLQFLIAQRKFVEAEKEFRARAGANPTDSKLGLDLVRFLIATKGADTGRAELEARIKAGGNDFDYQIALADLNVAQNRTDDAVQALQKLANTAAASDKKLAAQVKLAEIHVAKGNKTAAEPLIVDILSKDRRNTGALRLRAAMSIDKGQFDSAISDLREALNDQPKSVDLLSLLAVAYERSGKGELADRQYADALKSSNSNPDVVLRYVGFLQRKGDAARAEEILTEAANRNSGDLQIWSSLGQVRLSRQNWAGALAIADAIGRVDEGRVVAEQIRAAALAGQNKIEESIAALEAAHKAAPDAPQPALALASAYVKQGKPDKASALLQAMSNKFPANAQLLVFLGQAKLVEKKNDEALQSFKKAVEQQPKEPAGYTALTDLYVQSKDYDAADNVLKAGLAELPGNVAFRLSLAGLQIQRGNNDAAISQYEALLQDQPNSTVAINNLASLLLDNRSDKPSLERAFELSEKLKNANAPQFQDTWGWAQYKRGDFKGAIATLEAAAVAMPNLAAIHYHLGMSYAAAGQNEKAAEKFKTAFSLEPDGTPLKDSIRSAMK